Genomic window (Centroberyx gerrardi isolate f3 chromosome 9, fCenGer3.hap1.cur.20231027, whole genome shotgun sequence):
GCCAGCAGTTGTCCACAGTGGCTCCAGGCTACACAGTAGATGGAGCCCTTGTGGTGTTTGTTCCTCCTGAAGCGTACTGCCGGCTGCTTGACTGCACCAGAACCACTGGAGAAACCAACAAATTACAAGAGAGACAAGAACTGCATAAGAAGGctttaattccaaaatgttaaatgtccattttggaTATATTCCACTCCTACCTGGTGGTGAGTGTTTCTGGGTAGGCACAGACTCTCAAGGTTTTGGAATTGGAGCCGACGGCGTAGAGCGCCCCCGAGGGGTGGAAGGCCACAGCGCGCACCGCCTGTGTGTCCTCTAGTTGGCTCACTTTAACAAACTGGGCTTTGGATTTCCCCAACTGTGCACAGAAAGATcagtgaaaaaaacattcatttgaaaCATGAATTGTCTAGGATTTACATGATCATAGTTTCTAAACAAAGAGTTGACTTTTCGATTAGACTCTGGTCAAATATTATTTCCAAATAATTCTTCTGCGTTTGATTTAACCTGGTTGGAGAATCAGATGGGTCGGGGTTTActacattttattattacaaaaaattatttggaaataatatttgacccaggtctgtaTTGGATGTTTATGGAGGAATTTTGCAGTACCTCTTGTGTTGTGCTACGCGTGGCAGAGTCATCCTGGACTGTAGGTATACTAGCTCTGATCCTCTCGGCACTGgcaatcacaacacacacacacacacacacacatacacacaaccagAAAGTTCTCTGTACATATTGACAGTAGTCTTAAAATCTCTCATTCTAGATCACTATAATTCTCATTTTGCATGCAAAAAAGTGGACAGCATGACACTTCTTATGAGTACTTTGACTAACAACACACCAATAACAGGGCCTATGTATCACTGAAGGTACTAGTCAAACTAGTCAATCCCAAATTCCAACAGCTGAATTCTAAAATTCTATGGAGCAACGTAGGAAAATGTTTTACCGAATGTTCATTGATCAATATTTAATAACATTTACATCttctaaaatgttactattgTGTGAGTACAGGGTTCAAGATAGCTAGTCAGGAATACTCAACTGTTTGACTTTCATGCCAGGAACAATTTTGTCTGAGTAGGTGTTACCTTTCAAATCTCATTCTGGAATTAAATTCTTCATATCGTtgtccaatcttggtgattttcatgttttaacttcaattgaaaaTTTACATGTTCCTCTATGATTTGAGAAAAAATTCATCTCAGTCTTTTGAAACCCTATCAAAACCCAATGGAtcactcaaaaatacatggtggtcaatcCAAAAACgaggctgtttttcttggttcctgagaagttgacattttggagatacaccTGACAGTGACAATGTATTCCCTGGTGACTAGATGAACAGACACTCTCCAGGTTCTTACCTCTGGGTGACAGGAACGGGGGACTCGTTGAGGGAAGGCATGCAGTGGTTCCCGGTTTTGAGAGGGGTGCTGCTGCTCCCCCCGCCCGGCTTGTCCCTCGGGGGCCCGGCCTCTGGGGTTTGGGTGGTGTTGGCGGTCCTGGGGCTGGAAGTGCCGGGGTTACCCGTCACTCCTCCGTTCCACTGCTGGGCCAGACGTGGCATCACCTCGTCCCCCCGGTGGTCAATGCCCACATTCATCTCCTCCAACTTCTGGATGGATCTAGAAACAAAGACAAGATCTTGGTCTGAACGAGGCTGCGCTGTGGTTGTGTTCATGTTGGCATATTTATGTTGATGATGTAGGAATTTACGGTAATTCTACGGTTGCACTTACTGTGTGTGGCTCTGGATAAGAACCGTCAACTAAATGTAAATGCTGTAGACTCAAAGAACCAGATCTTTCTCCTCACTTTATTGCACCTTGTTTTCGTGCTGTAGCAGTTCAGGAGAGAGCTCAGTAACACTGTCAAGTGGGTAAGTGGTAAATGCAGAAACAAATTCCAGAGAACATTTGTGTTTCTCACATTCCCGGGTGGTGTTCAAAACAAGGAGGTCATCATTTTGTATAGATTGTTCATTAGTGTTTGACTTTGTACCCCCAGGGTAATTGGGTAATTGGTTCAATTGCAAGGACCAAGTTGTTGGGTCCAGCAGAAGTATGGGGGTAAACTAATGAGAACGCCatctttacatttacagttttagGCCCCTACTGTacctgacactcttatccagaggaCACATGGCTTTTGATGAACacgcaatttagagtctccaatccacctgacttgcatgtctttgggcTGCGGGAGGAACAGGAAAAACattccacacagaaagggccagGAATCGAACACTGGTCCTTCTTTCTGTGAGGCAGAAGTGACCGCTGAGCCACTGTGCTGCCCCTTTCTGAAGAATGTTGCTCAGGAGAAAAATCTATTGACCAGAGCTTCCTCACCTGCTGAGGAAGGTCTCGGTGAGGTTGTGCTGGGCTCCGTCCTGCggcttcacccctccctccagcaGCATCTGCTGGTAgagctgcctctgctgctgcttctgctccAGATGCTGCTGCACGCGGAGACGCTGCCGGTAATACTCCTGGACCTGCTCTGTGGAGTCACGCCgctggagaaacacacacacgcacagtgacCCAACATGAGGAAACAGACACATCGTAGGGCATTGTTTGCtttttatgaaaaacaaaaggaacAAGGAGCCACTGTACCTGAAAAAAGTGTTAAGGTGAGGCTGACCTTTTCCTGAAATCAAGGCTCTGGTGTATGGGAGGATGAAAAAAGTCTATTTCAGTGTCGCCAACACGTACGCCAAAGTGAAATTAAGGGAAAAATCAAGgcacgtgtttttttttttattgtttcaggTACAGTGGCTTCCTTTTCTTTAGAGCAGACTAGTTTACACTCATCAACCACACATAACCTACAGCGTATATCAGacccttttgtctttttaagattatttttggggAACTTTTGCCTTCATTGGATAGGTGACGGTAGAgcaagacaggaaagattggggtagagagagggggggtgacatgcgacaaaggtcccaggctggattcaaacccaggacgttgcTTTTACATGGTACGGGCCTTAGCCAACTAAGCCACAGAACCTTTTATATATAATTAGCATACATGCATATGCGCGCACATACATACAAGCTGAAGTACAGACAGAACCTCAACTTTAACTGGTGGGACGTACggtatgtgtgtgatgtggggCCTTATATCTGCTCTCTACCTTGTACAGATTCAGCCTTTCAGTATTCTCAGTGCTCATCACTAGTATAACccctactacacacacacacacacacacacacacacacacacacacacacacacacacacacacacacacacaaacacacacacacacaagatcatAATGTACAAACTCTCTCCCATAATCCACTACTGACAACTCTCCAACTCCCAAGGCCTCATCCTCCACCATCCGCCCCATAAAAAGTTTCCAAGGACCTCATCATATCCAACGGGTCTACAttccccttcatctctctcaccACATATCACACtattcatatacacacacacacacacgcaaacacacacaaaaaaatccaatctaAGCCGCTCTGCTCCTCTAGATGGGACCTGGGATGCATAAAAATGAGCGATGAGCAAGGCAGTGGGCCAGCTCGGGCGTGACCACCCATCAAACCAGATTATGTGCCTCCCCTGTccgtgacccccccccccccatccctccacctCGTCACTGGGGTTATGGTGTCGCtggagggtggggaggggagcaAGAGGCTGCTGTAGCTCATCTGCTACTCCCCCCACCGCGTCAGGTGACAGGGGAGCGAGGGCTCGTCTCCCCCTCGGCCGGGCGAGGCAGAGGATTGGGAGAGGATTTATGGGGGGAGTGGAGGTGCAGGGGTAAGGAGACGGGGCGGCGTGGGGGTATGGGGGCAATCTATTCTAAATCTCTTAAATCTGGAGTAATGACTtttggaggggggtggggggggggctttcagacagacagaaaacctCGCTTTGACATTGACTTCAGTGACCAGGCAGACAAGCCCAGCAATTTCTTTTTACGGTCTTCATGAGACAGACTCAGCCAGAAGTGAGTCGCTATGATCCTTCATCATGGTGTGGTAAAAATCATTTTGTACAAGTCTGTTCCATGTTGAGCCGTATGTAATTTAGGATGCACTGCTTAGAATTTACTTTTGAACTTCAATACTCAGGTGATGTCACGCTCATGTtgaccaacccggccggtctgtgatgctttataccaaagaaaaccaaaaagatctaatgttggtgagtccagctttctctggacggagcgctgctcactgctgtttaggagacagtttgtattttgcacTTAAGTTGCGTTACTTCCTGTGGGTGGAAAAATGTCCATAGCCGACTCCAGAATTTCATGtgggcaaatctacagcatctcaattagtggggatggaacgctcttctctgttgcagctccactttgtgatttaggctgataagatgggtgtatttttacgtAAAAATCTTGCATAGTGCAGCTCTGCTAAAAAGAAGTTAAAGTTGTATTGTGGAAATTGAACATGAACTACAAGTTCTCTAAAGCTTCATTTGAGCTTCAATGATGTCACACGACAGGAGAATGTACTTCTGTGTTCCTCATCTATTAGTTTAACATTGACTGCttagatcacattcaaataaactgataattaatCAGGTCTGTGTGTCATCACCATAAATGCACAATGTAGTTATTACCTCGTTCCTGTCTGCGCTACAGGGTGGGCCGCCGTCCCTCCCAGGGGCCAGAGGGGTGCGTGTGGCGTTGGGACTGTCCAGCCCCTGTGGGTGCTTcctgcagacagaaagacaaaaagatcCACCTGACATTTATatttgtacatttacattttaggaatttaacTGACCTTTATCCTGAGCAATTTATAATGATTTCAACAGTGAAATAAGCTTCAATACCTACAACATTAccatttcacttgatttgatttgaattggGGAATAAAAAAATTATACATGGCACTTAGATAAATTGTCTTATTAATAGCCACTTTGCAGTATGTTACAAAATACTATTAACTCTTGATCTTCTAAAAGTGACCTCACTCTGGTAGCAGTGGGACAGTTTGTACACATTTACTGCATCCAGCAGGTGGAGCCAGAGATAACCTGACAGAGTCCAATGGTCTCACCAACCACTCAACATATTTTTCCTTCATTTGATGCCAGAGCTTCAGAATGCCACCTCCTCCTATTACTTAGTGGCATAGCATTTCACTTCAATTTTAAAAGTAGATTTCATTTGTCAGCTAACCTGCGAGAAGGTGATGCCAAGGTAGGCCTCTAGAGATCTGATGAAGCAATTTAAACGCATCTCAACTTACATTCTTCAAGTCTACCAGAGTTTTTCcactacacatactgtatactgtagtgTACCTGTACCGGGTCTAGTATGGGTACGGTACAGTATCAGCACTTTTTAGACTGGAATACTAAACTGGTGTGGTCCTGTTTTTTGCAGAAGAAGAACATGTAGCTCAAGGAACCTGTAAAGAAACTAAAGAATGTATCGTATAGcttccttgattttttttttttaatttgaattttatttgatagggacgaTGCAATTTAACATAGTTCCAATACAGAGCATGAAACTGATGTGCTGCACAGAGAGTTTATAGCTATTGCTAATTTTCAACTCTTGTCCCTAGTTGGGCTTTTACATGTACAGTGTAATTAAAATATACAGCTTTCAGTATCATAAAACCACAATACACTACAGATatggaaatacaataaaatacacatacCACAATACACCAATACACATACACCATACACCAATAGTAATTTAGAGTACAATTAGCTAAAAATTAGTACAGCTCTGGTTTGCTTTTAGCCAGCACTTAACCTTTCTTGTAAAAGATTTTATATCTggaattaattttatttcagttggtAATGTGTTCCAGAGTTGACAGCCCTTTATGGAGAAAGCTGATTGTCCAAATTTAGATCTACGATGTGGTATTTTACAGTTGCCGTTCACCATGCTCCTAGTTACTCTGTTACTGTCTTGTCTTTGGATATATCTGGAGAGAGGCTCTGGGGCTCGACTGTTGATACATTTGAAAACTaatttgagaaaacaaaaatgagtaaACCTCTCAAGGCTGCAGGATGCAGATGTAAAAGCCACAGTATAGGTTACTTGCTATGGAAACAAATTTCGGCAAGTTCGTATTGACAAAAGGTCAGTTTTGcgtaaaataaaaaagcactTCTTTGGCTTCGGACCAAACTAGTCTTAGAAAAGCATCTCCATTCCCTTTTGCAGTTCTTCATCTTTGTTTACATCTCTTTGTGGTCAACTGTTCAAAATTAAGTGTATGGAGGTTCAGCTTGCTGAACTTGTTAGAGGATATCTGCACCTTCATGACTTATAactagtagcagaagtagtaatagtagtagtagtagtaggaggatTTTTATTATGTGCATGTAGTACAGAGCTCAGTACTAATCATGATTTTCAATTATGAGCCATAAGGTGAAAGCATTAGATTATGTTGCATCCATCACCACTCAGTTCTGATGTGCTTTGTGGAGCACTGCGGACAACGAGATCTACTACTGGTTTTAATACCTAAGGTTGCAGATGCATGCACtaaggatgggacgatatgcttatctcacgatacgattcgttAGGCAATATGCGgctcacgattcaatacaactacaatatgatgtaataaataaaacttcagtgacaacaaagtatgactgtgcagaactatggttattttattatttctgagccacaaatctttctagcaatggcattggcttgctagaatgtaaacaacaatttcaaaatgtcattacaaagtttaaataatataatttggatggagggCTTGCTCCAGCTTTGAGCCTTACCTCTCAGGTGAATCGTCCTGCTGATGCACGTTATTCTCCACTAGACTCCGACTCAACGCAGACTTCATGTTCCCCTCCATGCTTCTCTTATCCTGGGCGGCCAAGCCGTGGGACAGCCCGTCCAGAGCCGGGTTGAGGGATCTGGACATGTAGGTGTCGGCCGACTGGGGCCTCTGGCGGAGGGGCGAGGTAAGGCAGGGGGAGAGGCGGTTGATTAAGGGGGTGAGGAGGTCAGCGTGGCCCGCCTTGCTGGGCTTCACCAGCCGGTCCACGTGGATGCTGAGCGTCTTCTGCTGGAAGGCGCAGGAGAAGGCGCCGGGCGAGAGGTTCTGGAGCCAGGACAGCAGCGACAAATCCAGTTCATCACAGCCGTTCCCACAGAGCACGTCCACGCCGAGCAACACCTCACCCTCTGTGATCTCCTCACCGGTTGCTTTACTCTACAGGACAGGGAGCCACAATTAAAATCTTTGAGTGTTTGCCTTGATAATTGTTGCATgtaatcacacctacagttggtttctttggtctgaaccagtggaaaagtttactttgttgcatttttgtatttggttcgtttaggttcacactgatcaattacaagtgaaccgaggcttgtaaacaaaagtcacatggactcacaagtaacAGAGTTTTAGTAAGCTGTCATCCCACCAGGTTAGAGACTTTGGCAGCGGAGGGAGTCAAGACAAAtatgattccagttcctgtaactttagctcagCATGATGTTGTTTGTGCTCTTTGCCCTCTCTgttgttcataccagttaagaactcATGAAGAAATATgaatgagcatcagtccagactgcagtttgccctcacttcattttgttatgctaggctttttGAGGAACTGCTgactatcagatgtcaacatccgtctccttatacccataaacccttgtgttttggggtcgtttcctgtagttggttcagattacattTTCACTCTTAACAAACCGCACCGCAATTCACTGGGAAGAGGACCAAGACTCGCATTTTCAAGCGGCCTAGGTAATGGAAATGTATATTTGTAATTTATGTTTGTATTTCTGTGGTCTCTGTATGTATAGAATTGTGTCTTATATTGTCTTATGATGAATAAACTACATATCCTATCATATCCTAATCTAGGtgcagttatttggtgccacctgagttcgAATGGCATCGTTCTCAACTGGCCAAACGAACTGAACTCAAGGAGTAAATATTCCAGAGTCtgaataaactgctccaaacttGCTTTGTTGTCAGTGCACCCTAAGTTTTGAACGTGTGTTTTAAAACTTGTCCAATAAACCCGAAAGGTAGGCTAAATCCTCACTGACAAAGCCAAACACTATAAAAAACTAAGGGTTCATTGAAAGTTCTTATAAGATCCAAAGATTATTAGATGCAATTAGATCTACATTAGATGAAACTAATATCCCCATGGGGAAAATGGGTCATTGTACCAGCAAAGAATAGGGTACCTCAGCATAAAAATACTTCTAAAGGGTTTTCAAAATATCTCTAGAGCTTTGTGGAACTGCTGTCAGGCTCATGAGCCTTTTATGATCTGGTGTTTTCCTATGCTTGCAATCTCAACAGCTCCTGGAGTTTCCTCATTGCCCTTTTACATTTCAGAGCAgagattctcaaccttttccatatcaaggaccctaatttagtccacattaggaccacagacccccatttgatgagaatttgtctctcagacccaaatctgagaatatttttattgtcagatatgattttgtctagaatcccatgactatctgtattgtaggtagagagataacagagaaactatgatcagaacagtcttCTACATTCTACATTCAATTTGCtgcggaccccctggaaccccctcaaggacccctggtgatCCCCGGACCcgacgttgagaaccactgttttagaGGTCTGGCTACCTGACAGAACTCGACGCAGCACTCGTACAGGATCCCTTTGATGAGCAGCTGGAAGAGGCGGTTCCCGCTCGCCCTGAAGCCCGCCTCGCTCAGCTTCCTGTCGGCGGGGATGAACTCGGCCACCATGGCGCAGGCCTCCTCGAAGCAGTGGACGCGCGCCGTGCTGGGGTTCCAGTCTTTGAATTCGGCGTGGTGGGTGAGGCGCGGCAGGGTGAGGAGGAGACACAGCTTGCTGTAGTCCTCCTTGGCCGGGCAATACTCCTC
Coding sequences:
- the LOC139931940 gene encoding WD repeat-containing protein 47-like; protein product: MTAEETINIKEVEVIKLMLDFLNSRKLHISMLALEKESGVINGLYSDDMLFLRQLILDGQWEEVMQFIQPLEGMDKFDKKRFRYIILKQKFLEALCVNNAMSAAEDPQNLELTMQEAVKCLHSLEEYCPAKEDYSKLCLLLTLPRLTHHAEFKDWNPSTARVHCFEEACAMVAEFIPADRKLSEAGFRASGNRLFQLLIKGILYECCVEFCQSKATGEEITEGEVLLGVDVLCGNGCDELDLSLLSWLQNLSPGAFSCAFQQKTLSIHVDRLVKPSKAGHADLLTPLINRLSPCLTSPLRQRPQSADTYMSRSLNPALDGLSHGLAAQDKRSMEGNMKSALSRSLVENNVHQQDDSPERKHPQGLDSPNATRTPLAPGRDGGPPCSADRNERRDSTEQVQEYYRQRLRVQQHLEQKQQQRQLYQQMLLEGGVKPQDGAQHNLTETFLSRSIQKLEEMNVGIDHRGDEVMPRLAQQWNGGVTGNPGTSSPRTANTTQTPEAGPPRDKPGGGSSSTPLKTGNHCMPSLNESPVPVTQSAERIRASIPTVQDDSATRSTTQELGKSKAQFVKVSQLEDTQAVRAVAFHPSGALYAVGSNSKTLRVCAYPETLTTSGSGAVKQPAVRFRRNKHHKGSIYCVAWSHCGQLLATGSNDKYVKVLPFNSDTCNATGPDLEFSMHDGTIRDLAFMEGPESGGSILISAGAGDCNIYTTDCQRGQGLHALSGHTGHILSLYTWGGWMIASGSQDKTVRFWDLRVPSCVRVVGTTLHGSGSAVASVAVDPSGRLLATGQEDSTCMLYDIRGGRMVQTYRPHSSDVRSVRFSPGAHYLLTGSYDNKIIITDLQGDLTKPLPQSVAGEHWDKVIQCRWHTHDLSFLSSSADRTVTLWAQGP